atgccaTTATTTAAATTTAAACCTGTTAATAAAATTTTCCGTGCTGACGAAATGACCCCCAACCTGTTTGATTCTGGTTCTGCAGGACTGTGCAAATGTAACCAAACTGATTTTAGACAAACGTTCCTGATTAAGTGTTGACGCTGTGTCGGTGAAAAAGTGCTCTCTGTGCTTCTTTATTACATTGTGCCATTAAACACTTCACAGTTTATGTGAGAAACCCTCCAGTGAATTCTCTAATTCCACACACATACTCGCATCCACACGGATTTGCATTAACAGAGTGTCATGTCAGTATACACTTATGCAACATTAAAGCGTGAAACATTAAAGTGCCTTGCTTGAATGAATATCAGAGGTGCCAATTTTGTAAACTCctagcagacagagagagagagagagagagagagaaaagcaggGTTTTACCCTAAAATTATTCTAGTGTATGCTAATGTACACCCTCCCCCAGGACATTAAGAAAACAGCAAAATAAAATAGTCTGGTGTGTCACAAATTAATAACAAACAGTTCCTCCATTTTTTTTAACAACCAAAGAGACCACAGTCTTGGTTTGTATCGACTCAAGACAGCGAGGTTCATGAATTCACTGGTTAAATTTCActgagataaaatcatgccagagCAAAAATAACCTCCTGCACGCTTTCCCTTTAGATAAGTCaagtaattttttaaaaaaatgtttggtcTGATTGCCAGTTTCCTGTTGTCTGCTGTATTGCCATAGCAACGGATCAAAACTTGATTAAACCATAAATGTTGGCACCTCATTGCAGCATTTAGCGTCTGCATTTAACTGTCATTTAAAGATGACGAAGACTCTAACAGCGAGTGTCCACACAGCATTCTGCTCACTTGCACACACCCAGCTAGCTTTTATAGCCATCTCATCTCCATCCGCTGATTTCGGATTATCAGGACACACTCCCTCTTGCTCTAACACACATATGTGCTTGTGTTTAGTGCACAATATAATTTAGTATGGTAGCATGTGCATGACTATTATTTTAGTATGGTCGTATAGCAGTGGACTATTTTGACATGCTATTTAGTACAGTAGTCTGATACTACaccattatttatttatgtacactgcctggccaaaaaaaaaagtgcaccctctaatattttgttggacagcttttagctttgattacacatTGTTTCTTTATACAACATCACAATATGTATTTTTATCAATAGTTGCATGAATTTTTCACTGATATCTTGTATTGATGatgggagagtcaaaccactccATAAAGTCTTCGCCAGCATCCcgaagactttcagtggggttaaagtcaggactctgtggtggacaATTCATGTGtggaaatgattcctcatgcttcccgaACCATTCTTTCAATATTTGAAGCCACTGAATCCTGGCATTGGTGTCCTGGAATATgaccgtgccatcagggaagaaaaaaatccattgatctgatgctaacctggtcattcagtacatgcaggtcatcagctgatttaattttattgccccataacgttgctgagcctcaacctgaccaactgaagcaaccccagatcataacactgcctccagaggcttgtactgtGGTCACGATGCACGATGGACGCATCATTTCAtgcacttcccttcttaccctgacacgcccatcgcTCTGGAATAGGGTCAGTCCGGActcatcagatcacatgacctttttccattgctccagagtccaatctttattctcccttgcaaagtgaagccttttctcctgattagcctCAATAACAAGTGGTTTCCTCATCACTGCACAGCTCTTTAGTACCAATCCTGttagttctcatcacattgtgtaTGGAAATGCTCTTAACTTCACTATTAAACAGAGCCGTGAGTTCTATTTTCGAGTTTTTACGATTCATCTtatcaagcatttaagtgatctctgatcacacTCAGTTAAGAGTTTTTTCCGACCACATTTCTTCCTTGACATTgacagttcaccactatcctcCCAGGTTTTAATAAAGCATtgtacagttcttaacccaatcccagtcatttcagcaatttccttagttgttttctttgcttgatccaggccaataatttgacccttccgaAACACagcaacatcttttccatgacgaTGGGATACATCTTCcgacatggttgtttaagaaatgagaagctactcactgcatcaattaGGGTTAAAACAATTGTTGacagctgaaacatattaatcactgcagtaattagccAATCAAGGGCTCTtacgtatttgcttatttaaagccaaatgtgacttttttttggccaggcagtgtatattaTTAATATAGTAGTGTGATGATGTACTTTTCCCCTATACTATTTAGTACAGTAGTATACTAGTGTACCAATAAACCATACTATTTCGTGCAGTAGTCTGATGGAGTATTAATGTATTATCCTGCCATGCTATTTTGTATGCTAATGTACTATCTAGCATGTCACACTATTTAGCACAATACTACGATAGCATACTATTTTATCGTACTATTTAATACAGTAGTATGGTGTAGTACTGTTTTCTGATACTAATTTGCATGGTAGAATTGTGGTATACTAATACGCTGTATTATTTAGTTCTGTTGTATGGGGCGTGGCTTTGTTCCATACTATTTTGCATGGCTGTAGACTAATTTTCCAGCCTATTTAGTACAGTAGTTTGACAACATTGTCATATCACTTGCTACCATAGTATGTTGGTGTAATAGTATGTTTACATACTATTTAGTAAGTTAATATGTAAGATTTGTATGTGTGTTTAGTGCAGAATTATGTGATTTGGGACACAGGCCTGACTGTAATAATTTGAAATGCATGCTCTAGGCCACTCGGTAGGCGGTAAAGCGGTAGTAGTTCTTGCTATGACTGCGAGCGGCCCACACCAGTAGCGCGGCAGCCATCATGTAGAGTGGAGAAGAGATGAGCGCAAGATAGAGGGACCAGCCAAGAGAGCCATCCACCTGGTCAGGGATAACAGAGACACGGTGTAGCAGGTCCATACCCGCCAGAAAACAACACACACAGCCCAGAGAACacacacctgagagagagagagagagagagagagacagacagacagacagacagacagaaagggaaAGACATGGCGCAAGAGTTGAGGTGACTGGTTTAAATCAGAGACTTGATTCAGCCAGCAACCTGTTGAATCACAGTTTTTACAGAAGCTACATAAGGCTCGCAGTTTAGTAGTATTAATAGTGTATTTACTACAGAAATTACACtgtgtgatggtgtttaatggagAATGTTCGTGTTTAATGGAGAACTGTTAGTGCTTCATGGAGAATTGTTGGTGTTTGAAGGAGAATGCTGGTGCTTCATGGAGATTTGTTGGTGCTTCATGGACAATTGTTGGTGCTTGATGGAGAACTGTTGGTGCTTGATGGAGAATTGTTGGTGCTTGATGGAGAATTGTTGGTGTCTGATGGAGAATTGTTGGTGCTTGATGGAGAATTGTTGGTGCTTCATGGAGAACTGTTGGCGCTTGATGGAGAACTGTTGGTGCTTCATGGACaattgttggtgtttgatggagaatgttggtgcttgttggtgtttgatggagaattaTTGGTGCTTGATGGAGAAGTGTTGGCGCTTGATGGAGATTTATTGGTGTTTGAAGGATTTAATGATGGAGAACTTTGGATTTCATATCTATTGATCAAATGTTGGTGTTTAATGAGAGTCTAGGTGGAGACTGCTGGTAGTTAATATACAATGTTGATGATTAACAGAGAATGTTGATATTTAATGGTGAATATTGGTACTTGATAGAGAATGCTAATGTTTGATAAAGAGAGCTGATGTCTGATGAAGAGAGTTAAAGTTTGATGGAgagtgcagaggtggacaaagtccccaacttcattacttaagtcaaagtacagatcctactggtcaaatgttacccaatacaagtgaaagttatacagtcaaatttttacttaagttaaagtactgaagtacatgcttttaaaaatacttaagtacattttctgtgaacgcattgttgtattattgccacaaatgCTTACAAAATCCAATgcatctgaagcaaccgactggatctactgactagcttgtagaacctgtagaataaacacctggtagaatgttacaaaatgcaacacaactgaactgaaaaagagccattgtcattttaatttttttttttttaattgtaatttttttttacttctcctccccccacaaagcagcatagtagtgttctgacccagttctggtagtgtgtgcacacatgtatgtgtatgttaatcaggaagacagtggaatagctgtaaatgcaacttgctcagaaaataaaaatgacagtccAACCTGCTTAAAATCCAGGTCCACACCTCAAGCTTAATAACTGCCTAACAGCAACACTgcgttaagcaagacaaaaaaaaaaaatctgcaagactatcatctgacatcaaaacaaaaaatgccagcaatttgttgtgactgatcaGTACAAtattgtccatctcacaggtctcgtgtgtgtgtgcgcgcgtaattGTATGTATTCATACACATATAAAtccgcctgtggaatcatggtgattTAAcaataagctagctagtcagtgaagctccacctgacatgctagcaaactcttttcaaactcaaaatcatattgggtagctaacattactagaaaagaaagatttctacattttgtttatttggcaagattatgctaaaacatatttctgaaaggacttcaggtaagggcggcacggtggtgtagtggttagcgctgtcgcctcgcagcaagaaggtccgggttcgagccctgtggccggcgagggcctttctgtgtggagtttgcatgtcctccccgtgtccgcatgggtttcctccgggtgctccggtttcccccacagtccaaagacatgcaggttaggttaactggtgactctaaattgaccgtaggtgtgaatgtgagtgtgaatggttgtctgtgtctatgtgtcagccctgtgatgacctggcgacttgtccagggtgtaccccgcctttcgcccgtagtcagctgggataggctccagcttgcctgcgaccctgtagaacaggataaagcggctacagataatgagatgagatgagacttcaggtaagggcggcacggtggtgtagtggttagcgctgtcacctcacagcaagaaggtctgggttcgagccccgtggccggcgagggcctttctgtgcggagtttgcatgttctccctgtgtccgtgtgggtttcctccgggtgcgccggtttcccccacagtccaaagacatgcaggttaggttaactggtgactctaaattgaccgtaggtgtgaatgtgaatggttgtctgtgtctgtgttagccctgtgatgacctggcgacttgtccagggtgtaccccgcctttcgcctgtagtcagctgggatagactccagcttgcctgcgaccctgtagaacaggataaagtggctagagataatgagatgagatgagagacttcaggtaagttaatgttattcatgttagcgtaactccgtttttacatgctaataacggtgtccaagttaactagctatgtgttaacgttaaccgtggacaaggctatggcaacttggcgggcaaatccatgagttggacggcaagtttttgtaggctgtgatgtgctccgttttaggcagaCAAAGTTGTTAAaacgaaacaactctttattccttataaaaatgtaatggagtgaaaagtatgatatttgcctttcaaatgtagtgaagttaatcaTAAGTtgcccaaaaaaataatactcaagtaaagcacagatactcaaaaagtatactttagtacagTACTcaggtaaatgtacttcgttactgtccacctctgggagAGTGATGGCGTTTGAAAGTGTGTGGATGTGTGATGGAGAGTGCTGGTGTTTGATGTTGAATGGTGGTGTCTAATAAGCAAATGTTGGTGTTTAATGGAGGATGCTGTTGTGTGTTCTCTAAGAACCAAAAGGTCCTGACCTGCAAGAAGGTGGAGGAGTCCAATGCCCAGCGTGGGACTGAAACTACGACACAAACAAGCACAGAATCCCACCAGCCCTCCCACTAACACCAAACCCAGAGAGAACAGGGGCAAGAGAAACTGACACCTCCACAGATCTATAGAGAGCAAggacacaaatacatttatatattaataaatgTGGTACATGTACTTTATGATAAATACACTGtatattattacacacacacgttATAAATATAAAAAGGTGGAATTAAATACTAGAGAAGTCACATTACAGCCTAAAAACTTTGGCTACTACCATGAATATATgcttgctgtctgtctgtctctctatctctctgtctgtctgtctctctctgtctgtttctctctctcgctgtctgtctctctctcagtctgtctgtctctcgctgtctgtctgtctctctgtctttgtctctcagtgtctgtctttctgtctcactgtctgtcggtcggtctctccatctctcgctgtctgtctctctctctctctctcactgtctgtctgtctttcactgTCTGTCTTTTAGTCTCttgctgtttgtctctctctctctctctctctcactgtctgtctctcactgtctgtctgtctctccatctctcgctgtctgtctctcactgtctgtctgtcggtctctcgctgtctgtctctgtctctcactgtctgtctttctgtctctcactgtctgtctgtctctccatctctcgctgtctgtctctctgtctctcgctgtctgtctctctgtctctcgctgtctgtctctctgtctcttgctgtctgtctctcgctgtctgtctgtctctctctgtctgtgtgtgtgtgtgtgtgtgtgcctcacaGGTGCGGATCATGTCCTCTCCGCTGTTGTGGTTGCCTGGCTCTGTGTATTTGGGTGTAAACTGCTGAGACAGTGTGAAGCTCACACACTCTGTGTCCATCTCAggatctaaacacacacacacactctataacTTTTGTATTTTCTTATGTGGGCCAAGGGTTATGATtagtacaataataataataataataataatactccaCCTGGCTCGCGGTACCAGCGGTTGCGGTCGGCGGGCACGCGCACGCACCTCCACCACAGGCCGACGGTGCCGTTGAGGCGGAACATCGCGTCGCTCGCGGTTTTCTCATCGAACTCTCCGTCGCCGAGCTCCTGGTGCAGCGCGCGCAGCTCGGTCGCGTTGTGCTCGTGACGCACCTGCGGGCTCGTGTACTGGTACCAGTGGCGCGTGCCCACCGCCACACACAGGTACACCGTGGCCAGAGTGCTCAGCACGCACGCGATCACCAGCGCCGTGGCGGAGCGGTTGTCCACCATCATGCAGTGTCTCTCCCCGATCCGACCGGGTTTCCTCCAGTGTCCTCTTTTCCCCCTGATGATCCGCACATCAGATGAAATGAAGCTCCATCTGTCGCGGCGCAGCGTCCATCTGTCACTCAGCAAtccatttcatttcatctgttacttAGCAACAAGGCTTCAAATGAAAATGCAATCTGAATTTATATGAGTTACATTTATAAACAAATAGTACTCATCATATTCTTAGGACAGAAAAAAAAGCATTGTATTGCCGTTGAGATTTTGTAAATAATCCGTACGCTTTCCTTTTCCGGTCAGCAGGCAGGAGCAGAGAATGCTGGGTATTATAGTCCTGAAAGGGCTGTCAAGCTTGCTGTCCTTCTTAATCTTTCACTGAAAAACATATTACATTAAATTCTGTCATTTTTTTTATCTGACGACCTGAGTCTAATTAATTAAGTATTTGAGGAAAAATAGATAATTTTTCCTCAAAATCATATCAatcaatcatttatttatttcatcaaTTTATTAATTTGCCAAAAGTTGAAATTCTGGATTTCTTACTGAAAAATTGCTGTCCTTAGTCCTATTTCAAGAtcttttacactaccgttcaaaagtttggggtcacccagacaattttgtgttttccatgaaaagtcacacttttatttcccaccataagttgtaaaatgaatagaaaatatagtcgagacatttttctggccattttgagcatttaatcgaccccacaaatgtgatgctccagaaactcaatctgctcaaaggaaggtcagttttatagcttctctaaagagctcaactgttttcagctgtgctaacatgattgtacaagggttttctaatcatccattagccttctgaggcaatgagcaaacacattgtaccattagaacactggagtgagagttgctggaaatgggcctctatacacctatggagatattgcaccaaaaaccagacatttgcagctagaatagtcatttaccacattagcaatgtatagagtggatttctgattagtttaaagtgatcttcattgaaaagaacagtgcttttctttcaaaaataaggacatttcaaagtgaccccaaacttttaaacggtagtgtatgttatcATGGAGCAAGGTGTTTTAACTCTTTATACTGTGGTCAACAATAATTAGGGACTCAAAGTCCtgaaagatgatttttttttaatcttatgtGTACAAGTTAGTATTATCGTGTGAGAACAAGTGATTATATTGTTAGCACAAGTTATGAGCTTGTCAATCTTGTCATTTATCTTGAAAATCAAACAACGCAGCACCTGTGGGATTCGGCATCCTTTGAACTGCATCTTTTGTATTCTTGCTGTTAtaatctaattattattattattattattattattattaatgcacaGATTATAGTTTTGTATTATAATAcagattattactattattacagTTATCGTGACACACTGGCAGGCCTCATGTTAACATTTTTATtacctttttaaaattattatataattatattgttggggcagcatggtggtgtagtggttagcactatcacctcacagcaaaaaaggTTTGAACCTTACAGCCGACAGGgacttctgtgtgaagtttgcatgttcttcccatgtctgtgtgggtttcctccaggtactctggtttcctccacaattcaaagacatgcagatttagtaaaaacacccagccactggggttgcacaagccagtgcatacttagtgccggtcccaagcccggatagattggggagggttgcatcaggaagggcatctggtgtaaaaatgatgccaaatcaaatatacagaacagatccactgtgactCCAAACAGGAGCAGCTGATAGAAGAAGATATAATTATATTGCTGAAAAGACTTTTCAAACAGAATGAGGTTAAAAAGGAGAACATGTTCTTATCATAatgacaataaaaacaaaataagaaGCAGACTTCATTTTTTAATAGTAATGTGAAAAAAATGACTAATGATCACTTTATCAGAGTGCTTTCCACATAAGTCTAGGGCTGGGGTTCGATCTCTAAAAGAATCAGTTCTTTGATTCCAGACATTTGAACTCAAGATAAATGGATGAAACAGgatgaaaaaaaaggaaacctGTTTCCAAGATCAACCAAAAACACAATTAGAATGCTTTAATGTTGTATTTATGTAATTCACAGCTCCCTAGAGAACCCCTTGCTCAGACACATAAATGCAGCAAGTATAGGACAGAGGGTTCTCCTGGGCCAAGTTTTGTGGTGTAAAATGGCCCCCTCTAGAGGCGACCTCTCATCAGTGAAGCAGGAACAACCAattttaataatatttaatatataattttgcgggcggcacggtggtgtagtggttagcgctgtcgcctcacagcaagaaggtcctgggtttgagccccggggccggcgagggcctttctgtgtggagtttgcatgttctccccgtgtccgcgtgggtttcctccgggtactccggtttcccccacagtccaaagacatgcaggttaggttaactggtgactctaaattgaccgtaggtgtg
This Neoarius graeffei isolate fNeoGra1 chromosome 3, fNeoGra1.pri, whole genome shotgun sequence DNA region includes the following protein-coding sequences:
- the cldnd1a gene encoding claudin domain-containing protein 1a, yielding MMVDNRSATALVIACVLSTLATVYLCVAVGTRHWYQYTSPQVRHEHNATELRALHQELGDGEFDEKTASDAMFRLNGTVGLWWRCVRVPADRNRWYREPDPEMDTECVSFTLSQQFTPKYTEPGNHNSGEDMIRTYLWRCQFLLPLFSLGLVLVGGLVGFCACLCRSFSPTLGIGLLHLLAGVCSLGCVCCFLAGMDLLHRVSVIPDQVDGSLGWSLYLALISSPLYMMAAALLVWAARSHSKNYYRFTAYRVA